In Capsicum annuum cultivar UCD-10X-F1 chromosome 11, UCD10Xv1.1, whole genome shotgun sequence, one genomic interval encodes:
- the LOC107847431 gene encoding putative late blight resistance protein homolog R1B-23: MTEIAVNSLLEKLLELGRENTELIVGVQDDVNDLVADLQILKAFLKDASKIDGDNQGWKQSLKEIRSVVYKADDSVDKFLVEAKEHQDTHPAAKWIDVPYWINVKNVAKEIQAIKNKVKDLQVKYKPLLETDTQLSTLSMTTPQPIQINLSDEDDVVGLEEEANTVIDRLIHGSEKLEVVPIVSIAGLGKSTLARKVYRDSRITFEFVSCIWVNVSRSYNKTKVLLNILKHLRKQLDMNKSDEQMIKEIRTFLGHGRRCLIVVDDVWSTDIIEFIKHVFPSNKKGHRIMMTSRFEEVGSCFNHDCHKLTFLTDEESWFLLNLKVFGKRYCPSELEETGRNIAKKCNGLPLSVLVTAGVLAGRTTKREWQLVYENMGDCLIYSNDPRTYVGLIKMSYDLLSYYQQACFLYCASFPQSFNIPAWKLIHLWIAEGFIPIQKQFTLEEQAEECLNDLTKKNLLMVIEQSLDGKIKTCRLNDMFYEFCEKEAIEEDIVWAIKNAPDQESLETKDLGTCRRLCIDSSTLSNFLKELRKKPPMENVKSFFCFSSKPIDNQTPDMNKSLHKGFPLIKVLDVEPIRSLFSKDFYRLLHLKYISLSGEFKSLPLMFVKFWNLETLIIHTTHKVRTFEVKADIWSMMRLRHLHVNVPTKLPPSSASISKERECNIHTLSVIAPQSCTSEVFTRARNLRKLAIRGQVFSLCDNNASGLSELDMLKRLEKLKIVNDDQNLEKLKMVNDDQDLEKSKIVYDDQDDSQVMTPPVMVFMLPNTLRKLTLYNTRLNWRDMTKLGPLESLEVLKLRENAFSGEFWEPEIGSFARLEVLWIEKTDLQIWKASSHNFPRLKQLVLILCEELEEVPQGLADIPNLQEIRLECTYKAFKSASIIAKKKLEDHASSSVSRFRLSVFPPHLDADDSS; encoded by the exons ATGACTGAAATAGCAGTGAATTCTTTGTTGGAGAAGTTGTTAGAGTTGGGCCGCGAAAATACTGAGCTGATTGTTGGTGTACAAGACGATGTGAATGATCTAGTCGCGGATCTTCAAATACTCAAAGCTTTTCTAAAAGATGCTTCGAAGATCGATGGAGACAATCAAGGTTGGAAGCAGTCATTGAAAGAGATCAGAAGTGTGGTTTACAAAGCTGATGACTCCGTCGACAAGTTCCTGGTTGAAGCTAAAGAGCACCAAGACACTCATCCAGCTGCAAAATGGATTGATGTTCCATATTGGATCAACGTTAAGAATGTTGCCAAGGAAATTCAGGCCATCAAGAATAAAGTGAAAGATCTTCAAGTCAAATATAAACCTCTTTTGGAGACGGACACTCAATTGAGCACTCTATCTATGACAACTCCACAGCCCATACAG ataaatttgtcAGATGAAGACGATGTTGTTGGTTTGGAGGAGGAAGCAAACACAGTGATTGATAGGCTAATTCATGGATCAGAAAAGCTAGAGGTGGTTCCAATTGTCAGTATAGCTGGCCTTGGTAAATCAACACTTGCAAGAAAGGTTTATAGAGATTCAAGAATTACTTTTGAATTTGTCAGTTGCATTTGGGTCAATGTCTCTCGATCATATAATAAAACGAAAGTTTTGCTCAATATTCTTAAACATTTGAGGAAACAACTTGACATGAATAAGAGCGATGAGCAAATGATTAAAGAAATTCGCACCTTCTTGGGGCATGGAAGGAGGTGTTTAATCGTCGTGGATGATGTATGGAGCACGGacattatagaatttattaaacaTGTTTTCCCCAGCAACAAAAAAGGCCACAGAATCATGATGACCAGTCGGTTTGAAGAGGTGGGTTCTTGTTTCAATCATGATTGTCATAAGCTAACCTTTCTAACTGATGAAGAGAGTTGGTTCTTGCTCAATCTGAAGGTTTTCGGTAAAAGATATTGCCCGTCTGAGCTTGAAGAAACAGGGCGTAACATAGCTAAAAAATGTAATGGGCTACCACTTTCAGTATTGGTAACTGCGGGAGTTCTAGCAGGTCGTACAACAAAAAGGGAATGGCAGTTAGTTTATGAAAACATGGGAGATTGTCTTATATATAGTAATGACCCAAGAACCTATGTCGGGCTTATAAAAATGAGTTACGATCTGCTGTCTTATTACCAACAGGCGTGTTTCCTGTATTGTGCTAGCTTTCCTCAAAGTTTTAATATCCCTGCTTGGAAATTGATCCATTTGTGGATCGCAGAAGGTTTCATACCAATTCAGAAGCAATTTACCCTGGAGGAACAAGCAGAAGAATGTCTGAATGATCTTACTAAGAAGAACTTACTGATGGTAATAGAGCAGTCATTAGATGGAAAGATCAAGACATGTCGTCTTAACGACATGTTCTATGAGTTTTGCGAGAAGGAAGCAATTGAGGAAGACATTGTCTGGGCGATTAAAAACGCACCTGATCAGGAGTCTTTGGAGACGAAAGATTTAGGCACATGTCGACGCCTTTGCATTGATTCTTCCACTTTGAGTAATTTCCTCAAGGAACTTCGTAAGAAACCGCCTATGGAGAATGTCaagtctttcttttgttttagctCAAAACCAATTGACAACCAAACTCCAGACATGAATAAATCCTTGCACAAGGGCTTTCCCCTGATTAAAGTCCTCGATGTTGAACCCATAAGATCTCTCTTCTCGAAGGATTTTTATCGGTTGTTGCATTTGAAATACATTTCACTCTCAGGAGAATTCAAGTCCCTTCCACTAATGTTTGTCAAGTTCTGGAACTTAGAAACCCTTATCATCCACACTACCCATAAAGTTCGTACTTTTGAGGTGAAAGCAGATATTTGGAGTATGATGCGTTTGAGGCATCTACACGTTAACGTGCCCACCAAACTGCCTCCTTCTAGTGCTTCAATAAGCAAAGAGCGGGAGTGCAACATACACACACTCTCCGTGATTGCTCCACAAAGTTGCACCAGTGAAGTGTTCACCAGGGCTCGTAATCTCAGGAAGTTAGCTATTCGAGGTCAAGTATTTTCACTTTGCGATAACAATGCTAGTGGATTGAGCGAACTTGATATGTTAAAGCGGTTGGAAAAGCTGAAGATAGTGAATGATGATCAAAATTTGGAAAAGTTGAAGATGGTGAATGATGATCAAGATTTGGAAAAGTCGAAGATAGTGTATGATGATCAAGATGACAGTCAAGTTATGACTCCTCCTGTGATGGTATTTATGCTTCCCAATACCCTGAGGAAGTTGACCTTGTATAATACCCGATTGAATTGGCGGGATATGACCAAATTGGGGCCGCTCGAGTCCCTTGAAGTCCTTAAGTTGAGGGAGAATGCTTTCAGTGGGGAGTTCTGGGAGCCAGAAATTGGCAGCTTCGCTAGACTAGAAGTATTGTGGATTGAGAAGACAGACTTGCAAATCTGGAAGGCTTCAAGTCACAACTTCCCCCGCCTTAAGCAGCTTGTTCTTATATTATGTGAGGAACTTGAAGAAGTTCCACAAGGCCTGGCTGACATACCCAATCTCCAAGAGATTCGACTGGAATGTACGTACAAAGCATTCAAATCAGCAAGCATTATAGCCAAGAAGAAGCTGGAAGACCATGCTAGCTCTAGCGTCTCCAGGTTCAGACTCTCAGTATTTCCTCCCCACTTGGATGCTGATGATTCTAGTTAA